A window of the Candida orthopsilosis Co 90-125, chromosome 1 draft sequence genome harbors these coding sequences:
- a CDS encoding Hir1 protein (S. cerevisiae homolog HIR1 has role regulation transcription from RNA polymerase II promoter, DNA replication-independent nucleosome assembly, RNA from RNA polymerase II promoter), with protein MQILKIPWLGHKAENKKVECYTVTINFQGTRLASGGLDGCIKIWDTNTINSFFKISDKPYNKNKKSQLTTSHQTSTASSVDVEYTPDLPDKSLRRALCSMSRHNGVVTSLKFSPDGRWLASGSDDKIVLIWERDDSQTPNTFGVEQADLEHWTVRKRLVAHDNDIQDICWSPDGNLLVTVGLDRSIIIWNALTFEKIKRYDIHQSMVKGIVFDPANKFFATASDDRTVRIFRYYKKMNEYNNYEFQMEHIVVDPLKKSPLTSYFRRMSWSPDGQHLAVPNATNGPVPSVAIVNRGSWGSDVSLIGHEAPVEVCSFSPRLFQIDANPNKDEQKFQTVLATGGQDRTLAIWSTYNSKPIVVCQDIVDNSITDICWAPNGETLYFSCLDGSVTCVNFSNGELGQVVSEELIDQQLNRYGADRESTILPESVEQLRLEENSTEARAIAIRKMMPMETVKAQFEKKEKISSAESLKVKPVGSKEQSAPLTPALKIDASRLRKQAISVTKSGKKRVAPLLVSSSSSSSSSNVTPTKSLVQYEVKKRKLQHNSKLSQSTYVLPRRGLQTCVSGIKERNTSSTLGAEQEEDNDNMDIGGVNALEEEINTSQLSESALRRHRNRQKRKWLQTKYPHSFKHITHLPETLFANNALQNIAVNKIYKAYANNKDISAELSRGSSIDFDEDLMFSVVVNKTVHKQDGNDVLEELKVDKVTTTVEVRNGKPWHENAAQNDRDFDDPTKFIVYNDHDGENRQFTLFFPFRIQSILPTFDVDQLKYFVLCSFNGSIQVISAKTGRYILPTIELLENVISMKYASDKLLVLTSSGLFYGWNLKTMKVYMNKVSIATIINAFEIRNKKQVNMPNARALEINPNDGTPYVLTDFTNDVFSYSLDLECWIKVIDSWYFNVGKEEIKCNVGGERMYERSRVEFEEDALMENINTYKFDDNAASVLKDTMVGRSKEMITMMQ; from the exons ATgcaaatattgaagataCCCTGGCTAGGGCATAAGG CTGAGAATAAAAAAGTGGAATGCTATACAGTCaccatcaattttcaaGGAACTCGACTAGCCTCAGGAGGTCTCGATGGGTGTATCAAGATTTGGGATACCAATACGATAAACCTGTTCTTTAAGATTCTGGATAAACCAtacaacaagaacaaaaaatcTCAACTAACCACGTCCCACCAAACATCTACTGCCTCTAGTGTCGATGTGGAGTATACGCCTGACTTGCCAGATAAATCACTACGTCGAGCACTTTGTTCCATGTCAAGGCATAATGGCGTTGTCacatcattgaaattttctCCAGATGGACGATGGCTAGCTAGTGGGTCTGATGATAAGATTGTTTTAATATGGGAAAGAGATGATTCGCAAACTCCCAACACTTTTGGTGTCGAACAAGCGGATTTAGAGCATTGGACAGTGAGGAAAAGACTTGTAGCTCATGACAATGATATTCAAGATATCTGTTGGTCACCAGATGGAAATCTATTAGTCACGGTCGGATTAGATCGATCAATAATCATTTGGAATGCATTAACctttgaaaagattaaacGATATGACATCCATCAGTCAATGGTCAAGGGAATTGTCTTTGATCCAGctaataaattttttgctACTGCTTCAGATGATAGAACCGTACGAATATTCCGATATTATAAGAAAATGAATGAATACAATAATTATGAATTCCAGATGGAACATATTGTCGTCGAcccattgaagaaatctCCATTGACTTCATATTTTAGAAGAATGAGTTGGTCTCCAGATGGTCAACATCTTGCTGTACCAAATGCCACCAATGGGCCGGTTCCTTCAGTGGCAATTGTCAACAGAGGAAGTTGGGGATCGGATGTATCATTAATTGGACATGAAGCACCAGTTGAAGTGTGTTCATTTTCACCTAGGCTATTCcaaattgatgcaaatccaaataaagatgaacaaaaatttcaaacagTGTTAGCCACTGGCGGACAAGACCGTACTTTGGCCATTTGGTCAACATACAACTCTAAACCAATAGTTGTATGTcaagatattgttgataattcCATCACCGATATATGCTGGGCTCCAAATGGTGAGACTCTATACTTTAGTTGTTTGGATGGATCTGTCACATGCGTTAATTTTAGCAATGGAGAATTAGGTCAAGTTGTCAGTGAAGAGCTAATTGACCAGCAATTAAACAGATATGGTGCTGATCGGGAGTCAACTATTTTGCCTGAGAGTGTGGAGCAGTTACGATTGGAGGAAAATTCAACCGAAGCTAGGGCCATTGCCATTAGAAAAATGATGCCAATGGAGACAGTCAAAgctcaatttgaaaaaaaggaaaagatAAGCAGTGCTGAGTCCTTGAAGGTTAAGCCTGTTGGATCCAAAGAGCAATCAGCGCCTTTAACTCCCGCTTTAAAGATAGATGCATCCAGATTACGAAAACAGGCTATTTCCGTGACTAAATcaggaaaaaaaagagtGGCACCGTTGCTCGTgtcttcgtcttcttcgtcttcttcttctaacGTCACTCCAACCAAGTCACTTGTCCAGTATGAAGttaaaaagagaaaattgCAACATAACTCAAAATTATCACAACTGACATATGTACTACCTCGACGGGGATTACAAACATGTGTTTCTGGAATCAAGGAGCGTAATACATCATCCACATTAGGTGcagaacaagaagaagataatGATAATATGGACATTGGGGGTGTCAATGCATTAGAGGAAGAGATAAATACATCACAACTTTCTGAATCAGCATTGAGAAGGCACAGAAATCGGCAAAAACGCAAATGGTTGCAAACAAAGTATCCTCATTCGTTTAAACACATTACTCATCTACCGGAAACTTTATTTGCCAACAATGCATTACAAAATATTGcagtcaacaaaatttataaaGCATATGCTAATAATAAGGATATTCTGGCAGAATTATCTCGAGGTTCatccattgattttgacgaagatttgatgttttctgttgttgtgaaCAAAACAGTGCACAAGCAAGATGGTAATGATGTTTTAGAGGAATTGAAAGTGGATAAAGTGACAACTACGGTCGAAGTGCGTAATGGGAAACCATGGCATGAAAATGCAGCGCAAAATGATCGGGATTTTGATGATCCAACcaaatttattgtttataaTGATCATGATGGTGAAAATAGACAATTTACGTTGTTTTTCCCATTTAGAATTCAACTGATTCTTCCTACATTCGATGTGGATCagttgaaatattttgtcTTGTGTTCTTTCAACGGAAGTATACAAGTTATATCTGCCAAGACAGGTAGATATATTTTACCCACTATTGAGCTACTTGAGAATGTGATCTCCATGAAATATGCCAGCGACAAGTTGCTAGTCCTAACCAGTTCGGGACTTTTTTACGGAtggaatttgaaaacaatgaaagTTTACATGAATAAAGTATCAATTGCTACGATAATTAACGCATTTGAAATTCGAAATAAAAAACAAGTGAATATGCCCAATGCCAGAGCATTGGAAATAAATCCTAATGATGGAACTCCATATGTCTTGACTGATTTTACTAATGACGTATTTAGTTATTCTTTAGATTTGGAGTGTTGGATCAAAGTGATAGATTCATGGTATTTTAATGTGGGAAAGGAAGAGATAAAATGTAATGTGGGAGGTGAGAGGATGTATGAAAGACTGCGGGTAGAGTTTGAAGAAGACGCATTAATGGAGAATATCAATACGTATAAATTTGACGATAATGCAGCTAGCGTATTAAAGGACACGATGGTAGGCAGGAGCAAGGAGATGATAACAATGATGCAATGA